The Papaver somniferum cultivar HN1 chromosome 6, ASM357369v1, whole genome shotgun sequence genome segment caaaattatCGATTTTTTAGtgattgcatgttactaaaacctggtttagaagattgGGTAAATAGAAAAGTACTtgattcgacccatttcctcCTCTTGTGCGATCAAAGATGGTTCAACTTCCTCAAACGTTTTCTTCGTTTTATTTCGAATCGCTTCAACAATTCGGGGATTACTCTCATTAGGATAAGTAATTCCAGTGGGTTGTTTGTATCTTGGCCGTTTcgacattttatagaagaaaaaaaaaattaatcgtttttggatcgtcgatgatcgacgatgttttggtttcaaaaaatgaaaaaagagggagaagaagaggAGAGAATCAGTTTATAAGTTAGGAATTGAAACTgattttttagttttagttttcatTATTAAGAGTTAATGGGGTAAATTCGTAGTATTAAGGTAAATTGGTAGTTTCAGCAAATTTAGACACCCCATATCCTTTTTATTTGGGTGGATGTGGAaatctataggccccaattaatctTTATAGGTCCCAAATTAGCCaggtatttttttgtttttgtttttttgacacGATCAGTGCGGGAATTAAACTCGCAACCTATATATAGGTTGGGTGCCCAACCCCTGGCCATTTGGGCTAATGCCAGTTGGTTAGCCAGGTGCTTTTTAGTAGGGGTGTGCAGAAAAACCTAAACCGCGGTTTTCACCCGcaaccgtccgcaaaattgcgggtgaaaaccaatccgcaagagtctaTGGATCAGACACGGTtgagttttcaaatccgcaaggtttagcggtttggttgcggttggactttgaaatccgcggattcacccgcacccgCAAAAATTGAGTTTCAGATTTTAGATTAGATATCTCTAATTTAATTTACTGGGAATAAGAGGTTCGTCTTCTTCAGAGAACATTTCAAGATCTGCataattttcttgaagaaactgaAGGTTTTGAAGTTTCTCGATGCTTGCATGTGATCCACTCCGCACTCTGTGCGTTGTGAGAACTACTAGAAAAAGAAGTTGTGTCCTCCTCTTGCCAAAGGTGGTCTAATGTGGACAAGGATCCTGCTAAAGCACTAATCCAGGAAATTTATCCTGCTATTTGTCAATTCATAGAGGAAATTCGTTTTCAAAAACAAGGtgctacatcaaatgattaaagATCACTACACTTATCAGTTGCAGTGTTAATTAAGATTACTACCTCGCAAGTATATATTGTACTCGCAATGTTGTGCAACAAAACTTTGGCATTTGCTTCattgttattaatttattatcatgGGAGTGAGACAGTGAATTAACATAAATAGAGAGATCAATTACCCATATGAAGGGATTTTCACGGatatgtagacttttttttttattattaattataaATCGGCGGTTAATCCGTATCCGGTCCGCATCACCCGCTAATTCGTGGATGTCAAATCCGCAAGTGATTGGTCCGGTtacggttcaattttccaaatccacaactttgacggtttggttgcgggtaaCCCCTAATcggcaaccgtccgtccgttgcacaccccaaATTTTTTAGTGATCGTTCGTTTCAATgttaaaaaacaaaagaaaaaacggCCCATTCAGGACCCGACTCATTTATATTTTTAGTTCTTAATGAATCGTGCTAGATACACGTTAGATAGCGAGTGAAATGATTGCTGATTTGTAAGAAAGACCTAGAACTTGAACGTCTCTCCTGTAGGGCTGACAGTCAACCCACGCGGAATACAAATcatttcttatatatatatatattagtagCAGTAGCCGTTTATGCTTCGTTACAACCCTAAATTGCTACTTCTCGCTAAACTTTGCAACATTAGCCGCCAGATCTAAACtctaattcaaaattttcaaaatcctcCTCCGTAACCACCAAAAGATCTTGTCAGACAGCAGTCAGATTTCACATCAAAAACATTTCTTGCGGGAAACCAGAGAGTCTGTAAGCCTAGGGTACACCTACTGTGATCAGAGAGAAGCGGTGGGTGTATGTATAAAGGACGATAAAAAGAACCCCTTTTAAAGTTTTAACATTTGaaactctctttctctctctctaaaaGAAGAAACAGACGTTGGAGAAAATCAAGGCCAGGAGCTGTGAATCACACACACAAAAAACTGCAACAAATCCGTGTTAATGGAAGCTATTAGGAAACAAGCTTCAAGATTAAGAGAAACTGTTACAAAACAACAACAGGTTTTTCATTTTCCCCTTCTCCTTCTCTCTCTTTTAGATCATTTTGATTTGACCAAGGAAAAAAACCCTATTTTTTCACATCCCTTGTAGAAGTAATATGGGTGATTAACATATGAAATCGCATAAATATATGATCTTTATTGATTTAATATGTCTGTTGCCCTAACTAATTAGTGGGTTGCGACAGATTTTAGGGAaaagtttgatttatttatttttttcccatTTTAAAGAGATATTAACAAGGATTATGGTTCAAATGTGATTGATTTTGTGGGTGTATTGGCCCAGTTCTTTAACAATTGGTATCAAGTGTCACTACCAATTTAGCATTAGGTTCCTTGAGTGTGCCAATTATAAACTGGATTGGGATTCTAACGGTGGGTGTAGCTTCGTTGTGGTAGAGAAGGGTTGTTGTCGGATGCCAGCTTCAGAAGTGGCGGTTTTAGAGTTAGAGTTCAGAGTttaacttaaattgtgttggtttcCTTATTAGGGTTGGAGTAGGTATCAACAGGTTATTTATGGTTTGTTTTTAATACTTTTCTTCGTATTCTATTCTTAATCGATTTTGCCGGCTGAGGGAATAACTTTTGGATTTTCGATCATATTTCCTAGTTTTGGTAACTCAAGAATGATGGTTGATTTCTTGCAGAGACGATTAACGGTTGGTTCCTTTCTTATGTTTTCcatattgttttgttttgaaagtaAGAATTGGAAAGCTCAAAAACTACTGGCACAACAGTATGGAGATTTTCCACACTTTGCACGCACAGTGAAGACCCGTTTTCCTGGGATGTTATTACTGAAAAACGAAATACCCTCTAGTTTGTAAATTTTTGACAAATATGGTTAACTCATGAGATGTTCAATTCCTTAgagtttggagttctctagctctCTCTTTTTCTTGCTTGTGTCCTATTAGCACTTTCCCTATTTTGTATATTCACTGATGTCCTGTTTATTTTCTAGGGGCATGTTTAAAACACATGTTACTTTATTCATTTGCAGTTGCCCCTACGAGTATTTCCTTATCTTTGCTTCTAGCAAATCCCAATAATTGTTTTCTTACATGATCAAGATGTCTAAAACTGTTTGCCACGTTTTTTTTGCGTTAAGTTGTTGAATTGGTTATAACATGGTTGTTGATTTTCCTTAATTTCTTGAACCTCAGGCTGTGTTTAAGCAGTTTGGGGCTGTTGGATATGGAGGTTCAGATAATGTAAATTCTGATGACCCAGAAGGTCAGCAGCATCAAAAGCTCGAGAAGCTCTTTATATCAACCCGATCTGGAAAGGTTTGTCCATATTCTACTGCTATCTATAGCTTTACATAATTCTCttctgtttctttttgcttataattctcttttcttttcttttttgttcagcACTTTCAAAGGGATATTGTTCGTGGTGTTGAAGGCTATATCGTTACAGGCTCTAAACAAGTGGAGATAGGTAAGCCTCATAAGAGTTTGATTGTTCTTTATTATTTTTCGGTTATGTTGGTTTAGAAGTCACTATCATTGTGCACTAAGATAGCAACCTTAAAACAGGTACAAAGTTGGCAGAAGATAGCAGGAAATATGGTGCTGAAAATACCTGTACTAGCGGAAACACACTATCAAAAGCTGCACTTAGTTATGGACGAGCTCGTTCTCAGATGGAAAAGGAGCGTGGGAATCTACTGAAAGCCCTTGGCACACAGGTCTGATTGATTTGGGAAAACTAATAACTAAATTATGCCATATACTCCGTATGAATATTTGTCACTCCGCGAGGAAGAAATGAAATTAATGTTGCACCTGCAGGATAAGCTGTTAAGTGGGTGTTCGTCATTTCTTTTTCAAATCTGAATGTATGCTTGATTTCGCTTCTACACATTGCCGAGGTCTTTGCTATTGTTGAAAGCTCTGTTTTGCAAATGAAATCTGATTATCTTATAAAGAATATGCTTCTGCATAGTAACTTCTATTGCCAATTTGTGCTTTCTTGTTTGACCCTTCACTACTGTATGATTTGTTGTTCCCAACTAATAATGGGATGTTTGTTACTAATTGTTCAGGTTGCAGAACCGTTAAGAGCGATGGTGATGGGTGCTCCCCTGGAAGATGCTAGACATCTTGCACAACGGTACGATAGGATGCGGCAAGAAGCTGAAGCTCAGGTATATTCTTGCCTCCTTTCTTCAGAAATTCTCAAACCTCCAGTAAGTGAGATTGTAAGCAGATGTGGATCTTGTTGTTTGTATTGGATCTTGGTTGTTTGTATTATTGTATGCTTCAGTAGTTTCTGCAAAATTGAATATGTTTCAAAGCATATATTTTGACATATGATTACCTTGTTTATTAGATCAAGTAAAAAGATGGATCTTTGTTATGAATCTATAAGCTTCTTGTCCATATCTGATGTTCACTTTGACAGGCTATTGAAGTTTCCAAGCGGCAAGCGAAAGTTAGGGAATCAATGGGCAATCCTGATCTTACTTCAAAGCTGGAAGCTGCAGAAACGAAACTGCAtgagctgaagtcaaatgtcgcAACATTAGGGAAGGAAGCTTCTGCAGCAATGACTGCTGTAGAAGCTCAACAACAAAGATTAACACTACAGCGCCTCATCACAATGGTAAATAATTGGCTCTATTTGATATAGTTATTGTACCTCTGCTGTCTGTAAAACTATCTTTTATAAAAGTTAATGGTTtggatttttgtatttttttcttcattacAGGTTGAGTCAGAACGATCTTACCATTCCAGAGTCCTGCAGATACTTGATCAACTTGAAAGTGAGGTATATGTCAAGCCACTTTGTTTGTTCTAAAGACCACACGTTCTGAATTTTTATTTGAGCGATTTCCCTTAATTATAAAAATAGTCAGAGTGGGGATTCTAAGTATAAATTTTTGTTTAATTGGTAGATGGTATCAGAGCGCCAAAGAATTGAAGCACCTACTAGCCCAGTAGCGGACCACTCTatgccaccaccaccatcgtATGATGAAGTTAACGGTGTTTCTGCTTCGGCCTATGAGGGAGTGATTGACAGCATGGGATATTTTCTTGGGGAGGTTGTTATGATGTCTTTcatttagtttgataaatttatgGTATTTCTGCTTTGGCCCAAGTTTtcatgtttgttttattttcttgtagGTTATGCATTCATACCAAGCTGAGTCTGATGTGGAATTGAATTTGTCAGTTGGTGACTACATTGTTGTTCGAAAGGTTTGAATCCTCTGTGTACTGATTGTTCTTTATGAAGATTGTTATCTGGTATTAGTCCAAATACCTTCCGAAAAAtataataattcaaaaaaaaggtCCAAAATAAGCTAAAAAGTTCAAATATGGTGTGAAAATATGTTTGAAGTGTTTGATTCAGTGTCTTCCTTATCCCAGCTAAAAATTGGGATTTATCTGCAAGGTTTATTTTAACTGTGAGGATTGTACTTATGCCATAGTATTATAACTTTTCTTGCTTACAGGTATCAAACAACGGCTGGGCAGAAGGTGAGTGCAAAGGTAAAGCAGGTTGGTTCCCTTTTGGATTTGTTGAAAGACGAGATCGCGTTCTTGCAAGCAAGATAGCTGAAGTGTTCTGAAGATATTCATGTGGCAATGCTAGATTTGTATATTTAAACGTGTGTAAGATCTTGCATTTGTTCTTGTCCTGTGAAAGCTCAGCAAcccctttcttttcattttttgcgGAGAATCAGAAACCTATTTTTGTTACGCCACTGTATGATGTTCCCGGTGTTTCAAAACATGCACATTAGTCCTGAAAATGGAGGCATTATAGCTCATGTTTTTGGTCAGTGGCCGACTTAGTGATTTGTAGCTGCATCAAGTGATTTGGAGGCTTCTATAGGGTCATTTCACTTGGTCTGTCATTTTGTAGCTGCATCAAGTGATTTGTTTTGTTTGAATGAATTTCCAGACCCTGCTAGCGTAAATTTAAGTTTAGAAACCCATTACCGAGCTTGAAACAGTGAAATGGAGGTTGAAACTTAAAGAGCTCCTGCACTGAACTGCCCCGTCTGGCGTCTGCTCCAGTGCAGCCTGTGTGTGCAAGGCCTGTCATTCCATGAGTTCACCATCTCTTTCCCAAATTGGCTTCTGGATTTTTGCCGTCTCAAAAACGAAAACATCAACAACAGTAATAGATTCTCCTATCGTTTCTGTTATTAGTTCTTACCTGTTACTCATTAAGGTTTCAGACTTTGACAATACCAGAAAAAAATCACATCCATCAACCTCTTACAAGTAGTACTATTTAGTATTTGACCAAATGGTCCAATTAACcccaccaaaaaccataaatatGTTACTCAGAAACCGGTAGTGGCAGAGCAGGTATACTTACTGCAAACATGACTTGAAAAGTCTACCATTACATGTCACTACATAGTCTCTCACGAAGAAGACAAGATGTAATTTTGGTAACCACATCTAAAACTCTCTTGGACAAAATCAAATTACTAATTTATTCTTAGTTTTTCTCTCCCTCCAAAATATAAAACTCTCTCTTTTCTGTGCAATTCCTTGAGTAACTGAAACATGGctacttccctttttcttcttcttcttcttctctctttgcaAAGCCTCATCACCTCTGCTAGCAATGTAAGTTCTGAAATTCATTCCGTTTATGTCTTCAATTGGTGACTTTccatttcttcttttatttctggTTTATAATTTGGGTTGTTGGTTTGTTTTTGGTAGGTTCACATTGTTTACATGGGAGAGAAGAAACAACACTTGGAACCTAAATTGATTCATGAATCTCACCTTAATATCCTTTCTACATTATTCAGCAGGTTTGTCTTTTATTAACATCATCTTTAGTTTCAAATTTGATGAGATTTACTTAAGCTTGCTTGAAATCATACAACCAATTTGATGGTAGAGGAGAATCATTATTGATATGCTTTTGTAGTGAAGAAGAGGTTAAAGCTTCACTTTTGTATAGTTACAAGCATGGGTTTTCTGGGTTTGCTGCAGTGCTAACAGAATCTCAAGCACAAACTATTGCAGGTATGTCTATCAACTCACTCCTTTGATCATTTTATGAAATGATGAAACAAAAAGTGTCATCTTGTTAGGATTTGGGATTGAAATTTGATCTTACAGTTTTATAAAATGAGTAATGTAAAATGCAGAATTTCCTCAAGTCATTGGTGTGGTTCCGAACCGAATTCTTAGTTTACATACAACTAGAAGCTGGGATTTTTTGCAGTTGGATTCCGTTAGTCCGGGCGGAATCATGAATATGGGTCAAGGGGGTGATGGGGCGATTATTGGTATCATGGATACTGGTATACACATGTAACATGTGTTCATTTTGTTTATGTCAGATCTTTTTCTTTGGCTAATTTGGATATCCAGAAGTGGTTTTACCTATTTGTATCTCTTGTTTAGGAATATGGCCGGAGTCCAAAAGCTTCAGAGATCATGGAATGGGAGAAGTTCCATCTCGATGGAAAGGGGTGtgtgaagaaggagaagaatttAGTGTTTCTCATTGTAACAGGTTAGGGAACTACCTATTACAGTATTTCCTCACTTAGAGCACTTCCTCATTATTATATCTTCACCTTGATAATTTAACGACTACCACTTACGATCGCTGCTGACTATGATATGTATGACCAAAATATAATGTTGGTTCATATAAAAAGAGTTGGCGCCTGCTAATTTGTCATGTATAGTGGTTTTTCCAAGCCTTGCTGATCTAATGATATGCTTCTTTCTGTAGGAAAATTATTGGTGCACGTTGGTATATTAAAGGATATGAGGCTGAATTTGGTGCTCTAAATACAAGTGAAAGTGTCGAATTCATGTCTCCAAGAGATGCAGTGGGCCATGGTACTCACACCTCGTCTATTGCAGCTGGTAGTCTGGTGAAAAATGCAAGCTTATTTGGTCTCGCTCGTGGAGTAGCAAGGGGAGGTGCTCCGTCAGCTAGGTTGGCAATCTACAAAGTTTGTTGGGCTACTGGTGGCTGCAGCTCCGCTGACCTGTTAGCTGCATTTGATGATGCCATTTATGATGGTGTTGATGTGCTTTCAGTGTCTCTTGGCTCACCACCACCTCTTGCTTCATATGTAGAGGACATTTTGTCCATTGGTTCTTTTCACGCTGTGGCTAAAGGAATCAACGTGGTTTGTTCTGGAGGCAATTCTGGTCCTTATGCACAGACAGTAATAAACACTGCGCCTTGGGTAATAACCGTGGCAGCAAGCACAATTGATAGAGCTTTCCCTACTTCGATCACCTTTGGGAACAACCAAACCATTGTGGtaatttttctcattttttcttttAAGACTGATATGAATGTGGTTTCAGCAGACCTTATTAGTTGCAACTTGCAAAGGAATGTCAAAATCCCAAACAAAAATGAATCTAACATATACCATCGTTATAAGCTTATTCTTTTCTACTTAGATAAACTTCATGCAATAGGCGAAAGTAAGTCAGTTTTTTCTTTCAGTTTCTACTTTAAGCTCAAGGTTTGCTTGCCAAATAGTTTATAGGTATAACTTAAAGCGACAAGGTGCTAGAGAACAGTAAGCGCATGTGGGCTGTATTCATATTTTGTCTTCACGCGCTGTGTTTCTAATGCCATTTCAAATGCAAGGGAAGTCATACTATGAATTCCTGTAAAGTTTGAACTTATTTTCTCATGCAGGGACAAGCATTTTATATTGGGAAGCATGTTCACAAATTATACCCGATAGTGTTTGGACAAGATATTGCTTCCAGTGATTCAGACGAAGATAAAGCAAAGTAAAGCAGCTctactttgattttgattttgatcttAACTGTTATTATAGATTATCATAAGTAACTTGTCACATTTGTATTCAGCTCTTTACCCATTGTTCGCTCTCTGCAGACAAAATGCTTATATCCCATATAATTGGTTTCTTCCAGGAGTTGTGATGTGAGTTCTCTAAATGCAACTTTAGCAAAAGGAAAAGTGGTCCTTTGTTTCCAATCCAGACAACAGACGTCTGGCGCGCTTGCTACTAGAACTGTGACGAGAGCGGGGGGTGTTGGTGTCATATTCGCTCAGTTTCCAACAAAAACTATTGGTTTGTCACTGGATTTTCCATCTATCCAGTTGGATTATGAGATGGCAACATTACTTCTTACGTATATGGGAACGACAAGGTAACTCCAAAACATGGTGACTTTTCCAGCGTAACTTAGTCACCATTGAAATGCCATGGTGTGAGTTGACTGGTTTGCAGCAATCATTCTTAAAACACAAAATTTTATTGGCTTGTCATTGCAACCggtttttttgaacttgttctCATTCACCTAGTGCCTTGGTTAAACTCCCCTGCATGACATTTCCTGGATCACTATCAATTGTAAAGTATCTTGATGGGTTATTCGCATACAGGGAACCGGTTGTTAGGTTTAGTCGTACAAAGACAGTTCTAGGAAGGGTGACTTCTCCAGAAGTGgcatttttttcttctcgagGACCTAGTTCTCTCTCTCCAGCAGTACTGAAGGTTTTTTCTCACTGTCTCTCTCATTTTGGGAACTATATTCTTGTCATTGATAACAATTTCTTATGCCAAATGTTGATGTGCAGCCAGACATTGCAGCTCCCGGGGTAAATATCTTGGCGtcatggccttctctttcgccaCCCTCATCTAGTATGGATCACAATCAATTACCTGTTGAATTCAATATTGAATCAGGGACCTCCATGTCCTGTCCCCATATATCCGGTGTCGTGGCTCTTCTCAAAACTGTACACCCAAACTGGAGCCCAGCGGCAATAAAGTCTGCACTGATCACAACAGGTAAAAAGAAGTACCAATCCAATGCTCTACCCATTATTTCTCATTGATTCAAGTGTTGGATACCAATTTATAGACCTCTCTCTGTCTATCCCTGAAGCTTCTATTAAAGACGAATACGGGCTGAATATCGTCGCCGAGGGAGCTCCACACAAGCAAGCTGACCCATTCGACTATGGAGGTGGCCATGTTAATCCTAACAAAGCACTTGATCCTGGTCTAGTTTATGACATGGGAATCTTAGACCATGTACATTTCCTTTGTTCCATGGGGTACAACAATTCTATAATCAGCTTAATGACAAAGCATCCTGTCATGTGCTCCAAGGCATCGAAGTTGCAAACAAACCTCAACCTGCCTTCCATTTTTATTCCAGAGCTGCGCAAGAGCTCAGTGGTCTGGAGAACTGTTACAAATGTTGGACCTGTAAACTCCGTTTATACGGCTAGTGTTAAAGCTCCCCCTGGCGTGAAACTACAAGTTACGCCATCCGTTTTATCGTTCAACTCCACAACAACCAAGCTAAAGTTCAAGgtgtgttttcaatctaaatTAACAATACAAGGTAGGTACGCATTTGGAAGTCTTTCATGGAAAAATGCCTTGCATGTAGTAAGGATTCCATTGATCGTCCGAACCGTTATCAATGATTTTTATGCCGATACCTAATGAACATTGAGGTAAAATCTTGTATTCATATCACCAAATAGAAGACGAAACCATTGCAAACTCACCAATTTTTATCTTCACCCCAAAACTTTGCAAACATAAACCATATCTGTTTCTCTGCATTGGCTTTAAGGTAGTAAAATTACTGAACACTGATGTGACCATATTTTGTTTCTGCCTCCATTAAATCTTACCAAACAAATTTTTACGCGAGATGTCAGTAAAATTGTGTGCACACCCCACAAGATAACAATGTTGAAGAAGTAACAGAAAGCTGATTGCGATATCGGATTGATACAAATTCCACACATAAGTCTTCAAATTTACATAGGTCATGGTCCATGGAGACTTTACATTCGTTAGAGCAGCCATACTAATTGACTTGTCAATTACAAAGAAAAATATACTGTAAGATATATGATCGTTACATTTACGTCTCTGGGCTTGGAGTAACTCAGTCCTCTCATGGGCATATTAAAACACTTTCGATTCCATTATGTTATTGAAACAATTCTGTCATTTTCACAGTAGCATTCAATGGGTAAATGCAGACGATGAACGTTTATGCCGGCCTCTGGCGGTACTACTAGAATTGTTGCCACTACCTAACGTTTCCTGTCGTTCTTCCAGTTGGCTTCATATGCTAGGAACATTCATCGTATTTTCCTGAGTGTGTTTTTAACAAGTAAACTCCAAAAACAAGAATCTTGACCACCATGAACCCTGAAATGAAAACTGTGTGAGGATTTATGTGAACAGGATATGATTttgaagagttttttttttttctttctcagtttTCAAGTAAGTGAGCATATTTTTTCAAAGTTGACAGAGTCTTCTCGGTGCAGTATTGATTGATGCTGCTGAGGGAACAGCAACTGTGTGAGCGTGTGGAGTACTATTTACTACTCTCTGGCAAACGCATTACATGTGAAGAAACCAAATCAGAGTCCTGTTTTCCCGTCCTCTCACTATCTCACTGAAGGCTGTACCGCCACGTGTCGTACCAACACTGGTGGTGGGGGagagaaaaaggagaaaagcaaaaaaagaaaTGTATGAGTGAGAGATTCGAACTCTCGCGGGGAGACACCATGAACTTAGCAGGCCCACGCCTTAACCACTCGGCCAAAGCGACCACTTTTGTTGGCAAGTTGAAAGATAATGTACTTGGACAAATATTTGTAAGAGTTGGAAAATCCCAAACACTCTACCACCCAAGAGAAATGTTGCACATCCCTGCAAGCTTTCATATTTATGTGAAAGTTCGAGTGGGAAAGGCTTCCTGGAGGATACTTAGTATCCGACCTAGATGCTAAAATTTGTGAAAGAATTTAGACGAAAAAATCATCACCTCTTTGGGGGTTGATACAGTCTTGATGTTTTACCAATTAGTTTTTCTGAGATTTCGAGCAAGAAAGTTGAGTAAATTTGGAATTTTATTTACGGTGCTACCATAAGGTCTATTTGACTCGAAAAGAACTTTCGATTTCTATACCAGTTACACAATCTATTAGTATGTTAAATATTGTAAGTTCAGCTATGTCTTGGTGGTCAAGAAATTTAAGAGTGCTATTCCAACAAGCAACGACTAATTAGAAGAGCCTTTACTTCTATCCGCTTTATCGATaatctaattttgtttttttatctaTAAAATATTCGGTCCAGACAAGTTTCTAATTCAGGTTATTAGTGTGATGTCATCACCTAATGACTTTACTGCTATGCTACATTGATAAATTGCTTTTTGGACATGAGATGCTTCTCTTGCTTCCACATCTTCAAATCTACACGAGTTATCAAGAGAGAAAAGCTCGAAGATTCTAGACATGGTTAATATGGATGGTAGTCGGAAGTTTGACTTTAAAGAACTCTCGCTACACTTGGAATAAATATATTAGCTGAACTATTATTTTTTATTGGGAGCTCCCCTTCGGCACTTGACAACTTATCTGACACAAAAAGATGTCCTTACATAACTCCGGAACCGCATCCTTTTACTCGAAGTGGTGTCAAATTTTAGTGTGAGTGATTTTCCTTATGCTTTCATATGGAAGTCGGTTATCCTTCCCAGAATCAACTTCATAGTTTGGTGTTTAATATATGGTAAGCTTAATTCCATTGACATTATGCAACAGAAAAGTATTAT includes the following:
- the LOC113288767 gene encoding SH3 domain-containing protein 2-like; translation: MEAIRKQASRLRETVTKQQQAVFKQFGAVGYGGSDNVNSDDPEGQQHQKLEKLFISTRSGKHFQRDIVRGVEGYIVTGSKQVEIGTKLAEDSRKYGAENTCTSGNTLSKAALSYGRARSQMEKERGNLLKALGTQVAEPLRAMVMGAPLEDARHLAQRYDRMRQEAEAQAIEVSKRQAKVRESMGNPDLTSKLEAAETKLHELKSNVATLGKEASAAMTAVEAQQQRLTLQRLITMVESERSYHSRVLQILDQLESEMVSERQRIEAPTSPVADHSMPPPPSYDEVNGVSASAYEGVIDSMGYFLGEVMHSYQAESDVELNLSVGDYIVVRKVSNNGWAEGECKGKAGWFPFGFVERRDRVLASKIAEVF
- the LOC113288766 gene encoding subtilisin-like protease SBT3.6, with the protein product MATSLFLLLLLLSLQSLITSASNVHIVYMGEKKQHLEPKLIHESHLNILSTLFSSEEEVKASLLYSYKHGFSGFAAVLTESQAQTIAEFPQVIGVVPNRILSLHTTRSWDFLQLDSVSPGGIMNMGQGGDGAIIGIMDTGIWPESKSFRDHGMGEVPSRWKGVCEEGEEFSVSHCNRKIIGARWYIKGYEAEFGALNTSESVEFMSPRDAVGHGTHTSSIAAGSLVKNASLFGLARGVARGGAPSARLAIYKVCWATGGCSSADLLAAFDDAIYDGVDVLSVSLGSPPPLASYVEDILSIGSFHAVAKGINVVCSGGNSGPYAQTVINTAPWVITVAASTIDRAFPTSITFGNNQTIVGQAFYIGKHVHKLYPIVFGQDIASSDSDEDKAKSCDVSSLNATLAKGKVVLCFQSRQQTSGALATRTVTRAGGVGVIFAQFPTKTIGLSLDFPSIQLDYEMATLLLTYMGTTREPVVRFSRTKTVLGRVTSPEVAFFSSRGPSSLSPAVLKPDIAAPGVNILASWPSLSPPSSSMDHNQLPVEFNIESGTSMSCPHISGVVALLKTVHPNWSPAAIKSALITTASIKDEYGLNIVAEGAPHKQADPFDYGGGHVNPNKALDPGLVYDMGILDHVHFLCSMGYNNSIISLMTKHPVMCSKASKLQTNLNLPSIFIPELRKSSVVWRTVTNVGPVNSVYTASVKAPPGVKLQVTPSVLSFNSTTTKLKFKVCFQSKLTIQGRYAFGSLSWKNALHVVRIPLIVRTVINDFYADT